The genomic stretch gcctttcatttgttttacttcttctttttttttttttccatttcaatccATCTCGTTTAATCTATCTCACACACAGTTGGATTCATGAGGATGGGgcatggagagaggagaggacaaggacaatctttgtttttatctctgaAGTCAGAATTCCATTAACAATGTTTTTCTCATAGAGAAGTTAAGATGAGAATCCAGTaaactgttttatttaaattactgcACCATCATATTTTGTTGAAGCAATAGagcttttaaaagataatgtgacttagcttttattttatttagactaTTTAGCAACTagtctataatatatatataatataatatatgtcACTATATATTCTTTAGGTGGCCTGGTGGTTTTTACCTCTGACCTCCAGCAAGTACTACAAACAAGAAAAGATTCTGAAGAATCAATCAAGCTTTCTGCCGAGGCAGAGTAACACCTTTGTCTTAACCACTAGCCGGAGAAATGAAGCACATTATCAATCTACATGAAAACATCAACGATACAGCAAGAAATAATTCAGACTGTCCTCATGTGGTTTTGCCGGAAgagatattttttataatatccaTCATCGGGGTTTTGGAAAATCTGATGGTCCTTCTAGCTGTGATCAAGAATAAGAATCTGCAGTCACCCATGTACTTTTTCATTTGCAGCCTGGCCATTTCTGATATGATGGGCAGCTTGTATAAGATCCTTGAAAATATCCTGATCGTGTTCAGAAACATGGGTTATCTCAAGCCTCGGGGCAATTTTGAGACCACAGCGGATGACATTATGGACTCCCTGTTCATCCTCTCCCTCCTTGGTTCCATTTTCAGCCTGTCTGTGATAGCAGCTGACCGCTACTTTACAATCTTCCACGCTCTGCAGTACCACAGCATTGTGACCATGCGCCGAGCCATCGTTGTCCTGACGGTCATCTGGACAGGCTGCACAGGCGGTGCCATTACCATGGTTATCTTCTCTCATCACGTCCCCACAGTGATCACCTTCACGTCGCTGTTCCCTCTGATGTTGGTCTTTATCCTGTGCCTTTATGTGCACATGTTCTTGCTTGCCCGTTCCCACGCCAGGAAGATCTTGACGCTTCCCAGAGCCAACATGAAAGGGGCCATCACACTGACCATCCTGCTTGGAGTCTTCATCTTCTGTTGGGCTCCCTTTGTCCTTCATGTTCTGTTGATGACATTTTGCCCAAATAACCCTTACTGCGCCTGCTACATGTCCCTCTTCCAGGTGAACGGCATGTTGATCATGTGCAATGCGGTCATTGACCCCTTTATATATGCCTTCAGGAGCCCTGAGCTCAGGGAGGCATTTAAGAAGATGGTCTTCTGCAGTAGGTCCTAGTGGAATTATTGGTCCCTGATTTTAGAAGCAACAGGGATAATTTTGTCAAGTAACAGAATAACATGACACACCAACAAATGCTCATGCTTCCCCGCGGTCCGTCCTTTCCTTAATGTGCGCAAGGGTTATCCCACTAACTAGTGTTTGTAATAGCTTAGTCCTGTGAGTCTAAGAGTCTTGAAGAGTCCTGAAGAGTCTTGCCGTAGGTTACAACTTTTATgaccacagagagaaaacaatgcATGAAAAAGAATGACCGACTACAAAGCACAGATGgcaatataaacatataaatctaAGAGTTTTTGCACTAAGGTAAAAACTTGCTCTTCTATAGATATCTAGCAAGCCTGTTGCTGAGATTGCCTTCCTAGGCTGGAGGGCGTTGTAATCAGTTTCTAGAAGTTAAAGCGCCAGGACGGATGCTCAGGGCACAAGCTACAACGTGTTTGTAAGCAAGTGAAAGGTGCCAATAAATTACTGCAACTATCCAGCATAGCCACACAgaatccctgccctcccccctccttcctgcctgcttGCTTTACTGTATTCcaccttaaatctttttttcaatcttttggagcccaacacggggcttgaactcatgaccctgaggccaaaatctgagc from Canis lupus dingo isolate Sandy chromosome 1, ASM325472v2, whole genome shotgun sequence encodes the following:
- the MC2R gene encoding adrenocorticotropic hormone receptor, with product MKHIINLHENINDTARNNSDCPHVVLPEEIFFIISIIGVLENLMVLLAVIKNKNLQSPMYFFICSLAISDMMGSLYKILENILIVFRNMGYLKPRGNFETTADDIMDSLFILSLLGSIFSLSVIAADRYFTIFHALQYHSIVTMRRAIVVLTVIWTGCTGGAITMVIFSHHVPTVITFTSLFPLMLVFILCLYVHMFLLARSHARKILTLPRANMKGAITLTILLGVFIFCWAPFVLHVLLMTFCPNNPYCACYMSLFQVNGMLIMCNAVIDPFIYAFRSPELREAFKKMVFCSRS